The following proteins come from a genomic window of Methanosarcina sp. MTP4:
- a CDS encoding transcriptional regulator, which translates to MQVLSLPEDVPLLARALSRPLSMQILKHLREKQMSASELAAELDLRLNTLKYNLDALEEAGLITVRKVKWSCKGRKIKVYAFSEQPILLLPRAKTNEYSSTFHSLEEIRGELCQR; encoded by the coding sequence GTGCAGGTATTATCACTGCCTGAGGATGTTCCACTGCTTGCAAGGGCTCTTTCAAGGCCCCTTTCAATGCAGATCCTCAAACATCTCCGGGAAAAACAGATGTCTGCAAGCGAGCTTGCAGCAGAACTCGATCTTCGCCTGAACACCCTTAAATACAACCTTGACGCGCTGGAAGAAGCTGGCCTGATAACGGTCCGGAAGGTAAAATGGAGCTGTAAAGGCCGTAAAATTAAGGTCTACGCTTTTTCGGAGCAGCCAATTTTACTGCTTCCCCGGGCAAAAACAAATGAATATTCTTCAACCTTTCACTCTCTTGAGGAAATTAGGGGTGAACTTTGCCAGAGGTGA